In candidate division KSB1 bacterium, the genomic stretch GAAGCGTCTCGGGAATCGCCCCGCAATTGACCGTCACAAACGGCATGTTGCGCGCCTTGCTGTGCAGATGAATCAACCGCGCAACGACCTCCTTGCCCGTCCCCGATTCCCCCGTGATCAACACCGTGCTGTTGAACGGCGCAATCCGCTGAATCCGCTGAAACACGTCGCGCATCGGCCCGGACTTGCCCACCAAATTGTCAAACGAATACTGGGCCGCGACTTCGCGCCGCAACCGGGCATTCTCCAGCTTCAACTCCCGCTGCTCCAGCGCCGCGGTCATCGTCAAGTCCAGCAGATCCGGCGACAACTCTTCCTTCGCGATGTAATCGAACGCCCCCGCCTTCATCGCCTGCACCGCGGTCTGCACAAACCCATAAGCCGTCATCATCACGACCGGCAGCTCCTTGTGCAATCCCTTGATCTGTCTCAAAATCTCGACTCCGTCACGGTCGGGCAGCCGCAAGTCCAGCAGGACCGCGTCGTATTCCGCCGACTCCAGAGCGCGCAACGCAGAACCGCCATCGCTTACCGTATGGCAAATCTGCTCACGCTCCTCAAAGTAATGACTTAAGAATTCAGCGTAGCCCGGCTCGTCCTCGACGACCAAAATCTTGGCTTTCGTCATATCTTCGTTACGCCCGGTTCGAGAGTACCCACTTCAAGCTACCGCAACGGTTTGCAAGGGGCGTGCCACGTACTTCGTATCGGCGCCGCGTCAGCCTGCGCAATGACTTGCACCCGCTCCCGACCCGGCTCTCGTTGCGACTCCGCAACCCGCTGCACCCCCTGCGGAGCAATTTGCCGCGCACTCCGTTCGGACACTCCCCGTCCCGCCGAGCCGAAACAACGCACCCCCCGTATCGCTACGGAGGGTGCGCCTTATCGGGCTGTCATGGCCGCGTCACGCGCGACCCAGCGCGGTTGTCGGACTAGTTCACGCCATCCGGTGTCGCCGTCAGCACGGTACCCGCATTGTCGTTGCAGGTCACCGAAATGCTGTACGAGGTCGGCGTGCTCGCACCATCATAGGTGTAGGTGAAAGCCGCGAAGTTCGTGCCGGTCGGCAGCGACATATACGGATCGCTGTTCGGGTCCACCAGCACAGTCGGCGCAGTGGCCAAAGTGAGCGCAGCGGGGTAATCCGCATAGTCGATTTCATACATACCCAGCGCCTGACGGAACTGGTTGACGTCCGCGCGCGCCGCGCCGACACGCGCTCGATCCTGCGCGCCCATGAAGCGCGGAACCGCGACCGCCGCCAAAATGCCGATGATCACGATCACAACCAGCAACTCGATCAGGGTGAATCCCTTTTGTGCCTTGCGGCGACGAAGACTCTTGAACATCTTTTTCTCCAATCTGTGTGTAGGCCTGACGTTGACTTATCGTGCTTTCTGGTTGTCTAATTGGCAACAGCCATGCCACGCCCAAGGTGATACCCTAACTCCTTAACTTTTCAATCGTTCACGGGACTCGCGCCGGACCCTCTCCCGCGTTTGAGTTGACGCCTGCAAGCATTCTGCAAGGCGACTCGCAACGCGCTGGTGGATATGCTCGCCCATATTTACTATCCGAAACTATTTCGGGGCATCGATACCATAACGCTGTAACTTCCGGTAAATCGTTGACGGATCGATCCCGAGGATCTCCGAGGCCCGCTTCTTCTGCCAACCCGTCGTCTCCAGCACTCGCAGCATATAATCGCGCTCCACGTCCTCCAAAGTACCCGCCAACGGAGAGGACGGAGCGGCCGCACTCGGCGCGGCGCCCGAACTGATCTTCCCCGGCAGTGATGACGTGTCAACGGTATTCGTCTCACAGAGTATCACCGCCCGTTCTATCGTGTTCTCCAATTCGCGTACATTGCCGGGCCAGCCGTATGACCGAAGCAGCGAACGACTTTCCGGCGTTAGTTGCTTCAACTCGACGTTGTGGCGGCGGCACGAGCGCTCCGTGAAGTGATCGATCAGCTCTTCAATGTCCGCCGGCCGCTCCCGCAGCGGCCGAATGTGGATCGGAATCACCGAAAGTCGGTAGAACAGGTCGGAGCGAAACTCGCCCGTGCGCTGCTTACGTTCCAAATCCGAATTCGTCGCCGCGATCACGCGCACATCGATCTTCAGCGGTCGCGTCGCTCCCACCGGCAGAATCTCGCGCTCCTGCAACGCCCGCAGCAGCTTCACCTGCAAATTCGGCGTCATGTCGCCAATTTCGTCCAGGAAAAGCGTGCCCCCGTGCGCCATCTTGAACAGCCCGTCCTTGTCCCGCACGGCGCCGGTGAAACTGCCGCGCATGTGACCGAATAGCTCGCTTTCCAGCAGCGTGTCGGGAAGTGCCGCGCAATTCACCGTTACGAAATCCGCGTTGGCGCGCTCCGAGTGCGCATGAATCACCTGCGCGACGACCTCCTTGCCCGTGCCCGATTCTCCCGTGATCAGGATCGTCGAGTCCGACGGCGCGACCCGGCGAATCAACTCCAGCAGCCGCTGCGATTCCACCGAGGAGCCGATCAGCCGCGCGGGCGACGCCCCCTCCGCAACCAGGCGCGCCTTCAACTTTCGGTTCTCCCGCTTCAATAACTGACCGTCCAGCACCTTCTCCACCACGGTGCGAATCTCGTCCACGTGAAACGGCTTCGTGATGTAGTCCGCCGCTCCCGTGCGCATGGCTTCGACCGCCGACTCCAGCGACGCAAACGCGGTGATCACGATCGCACCGATTTCCGGCGAGCGCTGCTTCACCTCGCGGACCAACTCGATCCCGCTCATTTCCGGCATCCGGAGATCCGTGATGACGAGATCAAACGGCTCCTCGTCCAGCCGCGCCAGCGCCGCCACCGGGGACGTCAAGGCCTGCACCCGGTAGCCCTCCTTGGTGAGGATCAGCGTCAGGAACTCGCCGATGCTCGTCTCGTCATCGACGACTAATATGCGTTCTTTCGCCATTCGTTATAGTGAGAGTTCAAAGTAAGTCCCGGTCTGTGTGTCCGACTCCAATACCAATGTGCCGCCGTGGGCATGAACTGCGCGCATCGCAATCGGCAGCGCCAGTCCGCTCGATCGCTTCTGTACCCCGGAAAACGGACGAAATGCCGCGTCGCGAATCTCCGGCGATAGCACCCGGCCGCCAAGCCGGAATCTGACCGTCGCCGTGTCGTCGCACGCTCCTTCAATCTGCAGCTCGTCACCCTGCTCGCCCCACTCCGACAGTGTGAGCAGGATCGTGTCAACCGCCAGCGAAATCTGCTCCGTATCAATCTGCACCGGCAGCGAGGCCTCCAACGTCTCACGCACCGGCATGCGCAACGACGCATGGCGAAGGCAGCGTCGGATCAATTCGCGCAGATCATCCGGCGCCCGGTGCGGTGCATCCAGCCGCGCAAACGTCAGAAAGTCCGCGAGGAATCCGTTCAAGCGATCCGACTCTTTCAACGCCAGTTGAAAGTAGGGTAGTTGCTCGGCATTCGCCGCCGGAGATCGCGACAACATTTCCACACAGCCCCGCACCGTCGCCAGCGGATTCCTGATCTCGTGCGCCAGGTCACGCGACAACATGCCCACCGCGGCCAGCCGATCGCGCTCGCGCTCCTGCCGCTCCGCCTCCTTGATCCGTGTGAGGTCGTTAAAGAGCACGATGTGACCGCGCAGCTCTCCTTCGGGTGTTGTCAGCGACGAAATCGAATACCCGACGGGACGAACTCCGGTTCCCGTAGCGACGCTCATTTCGCTGCGTCGTTCAGGACTTCCGTCGCTGCCCCGCAGGGCCGCCACGAGTTCCGCCTGGTCATGCAGCTTGCTCTCAATCGCTTGCCCCGATGCGTCCTCGGCAAGTCCGAGTATCTGGAGGCCCGCCGGATTCGAAAACAGCAGTTGCTGCTCTCGATTCAGTACCACCAAGCCCGTTCCCAGACTATCCAGAATCGCCTGCGTGTCCAGCTTGGACTGGGCCAGTTCACCCAGCGTCTCACGATGACGCCGTTCACGCTGCGCAAACCGATCATGAACGTACGATGCCAGCGCCGCCGTCAATGCAAAGTTCACGCCGTACCCGAATCCGCGTAAACCGCTGAACGCATCGATTCGTCCCGTGGCCGACCAGTCCAGCCACAGCACGCCGGCCGTCGCGAGCAGCGTTACCCACATGCTTCCCGTGATCCCGGTCAGGAGGCCGGCGGAACCAACCGAGAAGAAGTAGAGAAACACGAACTCGCTGTTCGAGCCGCCCGTGTACCACAACACCAGGGTATCGACGATCACCGCTGCCGACAGGGCGAACCACTGCAAGAGCAGTGCAAGACGCCGATGGCGATACCACTCCCAACAGCCGAGACTCAAGCCCGCGTTGACGGCCAGCAAGGTCAGATAGGGCCCTGCACCTACCGCGTCCGCGCGATACAGCAGCCCAATCCCCAGCAATACCGTGACAAAGATCAGCCGGGCGGCGAGAAACGCCGAGAAGTTCTGTCCCGTCTCCAGGACTAACTTTATCACAGCTCTCCCCTACTTGATCGCGCCGATCATGTCGAACATCGGCAGGTACATCGACACGAGCAGACCGCCGATTACTCCGCCCATCAGCACAATCACAACCGGTTCGATCAACGACGTCATCGCGGACACCGCCGCATCCACTTCCTCGTCGTAGAAGTCCGCGATCTTCCCCAACATCTCCGCCAAGCGCCCCGTCTGTTCGCCCACCGAGACGAGTTGGACCACCATCGGCGGGAACACACCCGTCTCCATCAGCGGTTGCGATATCGTCTTGCCTTCGGCGATGGCCTTGCGGATCCGGTCGATTGCCGCCTGTATGACCATGTTGCCTGACGTCTTCGCGGTAATTTCCAATCCGTTCATGATCGGGACACCCGACGAAATCAACACGCCCAACGTGCGCGAGAAACGTGCGACGGCCGTCTTCCGGATGACATTCCCGATCACCGGGGTTTTCAACAGCAACTTGTCAACGGCACGCTTCCCGTTCTCCGTCCGATGCCACTTCTTGAACAGGAAGAAGCCAATGATTGCAAGTCCGACTCCCGGCAAAAACGTGACCCGCACAAAATCGGAGAGCGCCAACACGAATTTTGTCGGCCCGGGCAGGTCCGCACCCAGGTCCTTGAACATCTTTGCGAACACCGGAATCACTTTGATCAGTAGGAACACCGTCGCACCGATCGCGACGCACGCGATCACCGCCGGATAGATCATCGCGCCCTTCACCTTCCGCTGCAAGGCGTCCGCCTTCTCCAGATAGACCGCCAAGCGCTGGAAGATTCCCGGCAGCGAGCCTGAGGTCTCGCCCGCCGCGACCATGTGCACGAACAAATTGTCGAACGCGTGCTTCTGGCGGCCCATCGCCTCGGCCAGCGAAGCACCGCCCGAGACCGCGCTGTGAACTTCAGCGATCGCCCGGCGGAATGACTTGTTCTTCATCTGGTCCGCCAAAATCTGCAAGCACGTATCGATCGGAAGTCCGGCATTGATCATGGTCCCGAACAACCGCGCGAAGATCTTCAGGTCTTTCACGCCAATCCGCGTCTTGAGGCCCACGCCCAGCGCGATGTCTTTCGGCTTCGCCTTAACGTCGGTGACTACTACCTTGCGTTGTCGCAGCTTGGCAACGGCCTCGTCTTTGGTCCGCGCTTCGATCTCCCCGTTGATCGTCTTTGACCCGCCGGACCGCCCGGCATATATGAACACTGGCATGGCGCGTCCTATCTACTTGGTTAACGATTCCACTGATTGGCTAATGAGCGCGCGCGATCCGTCGGTGCCGCTTTGCCCATTCCCATCATCCGCTCAAGCTCCTCCGGAATGTTCGAGGCGCTGATCGCCCGCTCCGGCGTCACCAGACCCGATGTCACCAGGTCCAACAGTGACATGTTCATCGTTTGCATGCCGTACTTCTGCGACACCTGCAGAACTCCGTACATCTCATGCACCTTGTTCTCGCGTACCAACGCGCGAATTGCCGGAGTGCACATCATCACTTCCGCCGCCAGCACGACGCCGCCGCCGGTCTTCCGCGGCAACAGCTTCTGCGTCATCACCGCCTCCAGCGACAACGACAACTGCGCTCGCACCTGCGCCTGCTGATGAGGCGGGAACACGTCAATAATGCGATTCACCGACTCCGTCGCCGAGTTCGTGTGCAGCGTCGCAAATACCAAATGCCCGGTCTCCGCCGCCGACAGCGCCGCCTGAATCGTCTCCAGATCGCGCATCTCACCCACCATGATCACGTCCGGATCCTGACGCAATACGTACTTCAAGGCCGTAGCGAAACTGCGCGTGTCCGCCCCCACCTCGCGCTGGTTCACCAGCCCCTGCTTGTGCGTGTGAATATACTCGACCGGATCCTCAATCGTAATGATATGCACCGGACGCTCCGTATTGATCCGGTCGACCATCGCCGCCAAGGACGTGGACTTTCCCGATCCCGTCGGCCCCGTCACCAGAATAATGCCCTTCGGCTTATTCGGAAACTGCGCGCAAATCTTCGGCAGCTTCAACTGCTCCATCGGCGGAATCCGAAACGGAATCGCGCGAACCACCGTGGACAACGAACCGCGCTGAAAGAACACGTTGCCGCGGAACCGCGACAAGCCGTCAATGCCAAACGCAAAGTCCACTTCAAGATCCAGCTCGAGTTTCTTCTGCTGCTTGTCCGTCAGAATGCTGTACGCCAGCGCCTTGCATTGATCCGGGGTCATGGCGTCATACTTCAGACTGCGGATTTGCTGGTCCACGCGGATTCGCGGCGGACTGTTGACCGTCAAGTGCAAGTCACTGCCGCGACCGTCTATTAACTCCTGCAACAACTGCCGAATGTCAAGCCGCGCCGGCGTTCCTGTTTGAGTGTCCGTCATCTATACTCCTCATTGTGCTTCGAGATCATACCGAATCAACGCCAGACCGTGGGTGCTCAAGACGCGCTTCAGGCTCTCCATCCGGTCGCTGAAATCCCGGGCCGCGATCTTCTCGCTGTAGTTCACATTCTTGCTCTCGCCCGGGTCAAACGCCTGCAAGGTCAGGTCCGTGATCGCGCCGGCAATCCCGCCGGATGCGGCGCGCAGCGGATCCGCTTCCAGGTGCCGCAGATCATACTTGATCGTCCCGCAACCGGACCGCGACACCATTTCCACGAATTCCTGCAACGCCGAATTGTCGAACCGGTCCGCCTTCGACCCGATCAACTCCGGTGTCGCACGGTAAATGTGTTGGCCGTCGATGTCGAACGCCATGCGCATCGACGCCTGCCGCCCCGGCCACTTCGCCGACGTCGCCTCATCCATCAAAATCACGCCGTTCGCGCTGCGCCACGCGCATTCATTCGCCCGCCGCACGGTCGCCGATGACCGCACGCTCCGCGGAGCGCCCGGCCCCAGCGTGTCCTCGCCGCTCGCCACTCCCAACTTGAGACCAATCTTGTACGATTCCGATTCGCCGCGACCGTTGAATTCCGGCAGACCTGCATACAACGCCGCGCAGCTCCGGCTGGTTTGCTCAATCTCGTTGAACAGCATCAAACAGCGCTCCGGCGAAAACGCCAGCAGGGTTCCCCCCCCCACCGCCGCGCTCTCGGTCATCAGACGCCGCAGGTCGCGCGCCAGCGACGCCAAAGATACGGCCGGATGCTGGAGCAGCACCGGCCGATCCGTGTGCACGGAGAGCACGCTGTACTGCCGCGTGTACGGCTGCTTGTGGCGCTCGATCTCTTCCTCAAGGAACATCAGCTCCTCGAGCGTCAAGCTGTTCATAAAGAGGGATAGTCGTGATCTCATAGCTCTCCGGCCTGGTCAGAATTCGCCCGTGACGCGCAGAACTTCCTCGATCGTGGTAACCCCGCGCTCAAATTTCGCGATGGCGCTCTTCCGCAGCGTCAACATCCCGTCCTCCACCGCCGCCGCCTCGAGTTCCGCCGTATTCTTGCTGTCCAGAATCATCGTCCGGAGCCGCGGCGTGATTGGCATCACCTCGTAGATGCCGGTGCGCCCGCGATAGCCCGTGTTGTTGCACTCCACGCAGCCGGCCCCGCGATAGTAAACGTGACCCTTGTTCTTCGCCGGATCCAGACCGATTTCCGACAGCGCCTCCGGATGCACCTCAAACGGTGACTTGCACTTGCTGCAGATCTTCCGCACCAACCGCTGCGCGCAAATCAGATTCACCGACGACGACACCAGAAATCGCTCGATCCCCATGTCGATCAGGCGCGAGATGGTTGCCGCCGCGGAATTCGTGTGCAGCGTCGACAGCACAAGATGCCCCGTGAGCGCCGCGCGCACCGCGATCGAACCCGTTTCCAAATCGCGAATCTCGCCGATCATGATGATGTCCGGGTCCTGGCGCAGGAAGGCGCGCAACGCGGAGGCGAAGGACATCCCGACTTCGTCCCTCACCAGCACCTGATTCAGCCCCGCAAAGTTGTACTCGACCGGGTCCTCGGCGCTCATCGTGTTCACCGTCGGGACGTTGAGCTTGGCCAGCACGCTGTAAAGCGTCGTCGTCTTGCCCGAGCCCGTCGGTCCGGTGACCAGAATCATCCCGTAGGGCGAGCGGATGGCGCGGGCGAAATCATCCAACGACTTCTCCTCGAAACCGAACGTGGACAGGTCCAACGTCAAATTCGACTTGTCAAGGATTCGCATCACCACCTTCTCGCCGAACATCGTGGGCAGCGTGGACACGCGCAGGTCGATCGTACGATCCGGCAGCCGCATCTTGATATGACCGTCCTGCGGCACCCGGCGCTCGGCGATGTTTAAATTCGCCATGATCTTGAGCCGCGACGTGATCGCGCTCCGCATATGCTGCGGCGGCGACATCACTTCCTGCAGCATGCCGTCGATCCGAAAGCGCACGCGCAACATGGTCTCATAGGGCTCAAAGTGAATATCCGAGGCTCCGCGCTGAACCGCGTCGGCGATAATGCCATCGACCAGCTTGACAATGGGCGCAGCCTCCAGATCCTCCTTCAGCTTGTCAACTTCGGAGTCCTGTCCCTGCTGCACCACCTCCAGCCCCACGTCATCCCCCATGTCCTTGAGAATCCGGTCGAGCGTCCCCCCCATCTGATAGTGGGTCTCAATCGCCCGCAGGAATCCCGTCTCGGTGACCACGATCGGCTGCACGTTGCACCCGGAGATGAACTTAATATCTTCCAACACGAAGTCGATCGAGGGGTCCACCAGCGCGACCTGGATCGTCTTCCCGGTCTTCTTGATCGGGAGCGCCTGAAATTTCTGGATGAACTCCGGTGACAATAACTTGCGGACCTGCTCCGGAATGTCCAGGCCTGACAGGTCCGCACGCGGCATGTCGTAGTAGCTGCTCAGGAAATCGGCGATCTGGTCCTCGCTGATCACGCCCAGCTTCGACAGCTCCGTGACCACCGTGTTGCCTGAGTCCTTTTGCCGCGACTTAAACAGCAGGAACTGTTCCTGCGTGATCAAGTTGTTGTTCAGTAGCAGACTTGGAATTCGCGAACTCATCCGCGGGTCTTTTTCCTTCAGTTTCCGGCAGTTTCATTGCAATTCGCCCATTCAGCATGTCGCGGATTTGCAAATCGCATGCCGAGCGGGACAGTCGAATTCGAAATCAGGCAGGATGCCGTTGCAATTCGCAAACAGCGGCGCCACCGTCGGACAAGTGACACGCTTCCGCTGGCTTCGGCTATGAACTCCGGTGCGGAGCTTGACGACGCTAAACACGGATGCTCTGAAAAAACAAACGGCCTGAGCACAAAGCTCAAGCCGTCTTGAAGTCCGACCGCGGCTCCGCCGCGGATGCCGAATTCCCGCGATGCTAACCGCTGTGACGAATCACAAGGATATCCCCGTCCTTGATCGGGTATTCCTTGCCTTCCAGCCTGACCAGTCCTTTCGCCCGGCAGCCCGCATAACCGCCCTCCCGCACAAAATCATCGTAATTGACAACTTCCGCACGAATGAACCCTTTCGCGAGATCGGTGTGAATCACCCCGGCGGCGTCCAGCGCACTGTCGCCCTTGTGGATCGACCACCCGCGCGATTCCTTGTCGCCTGTCGTCAAGAAACTCTGTAGTCCCAGCAGCGCGTAGCTCGCTCGCAAGACGCGATCCCGCGCGAGTTCTTCCACTCCGAGGTCGGACATGAATGCGGCCTGCGATTCACTGTCAAGTCCCGCAATCTCAGCCTCGACCAGCGCCGACAAGGCGATCGCCTGGATGCCGTGCGCCGCAAGCGCGCCGTTCAAGGCCGCGAGCGAAGAGTTGATCTGCTGCAAACGGTCGTCCGCAGCGTTGACGATGGCCAGCAACGGCTTCTCCGACAGGAACTGATACCCGCGAAGCGCCTTCTTGTCGTGTGCGTCAAGCGTCAGCAGCCGTAGCGGCTGCCCCGTTTGCAACAGCTCCAGGCCCCGGTGCAGCAGCTCCGCCTCGTGCTTCTCGTCCGGCGTCGCGGCTTTCACCCGCCGCTGTTTCTCCAGTCGGGAGAGCTTGTTCTCCAGCACAACCAGGTCCGCAAAGACCAGCTCATCCTGAATCGCGAGGATGTCCCGCTGCGGGTTGAGTTCGCGGGCCGCCGAATCCTCACCGAACGCACGGACTACCGTGAGTAGGGCATCGCTGTTCTTCACGCCGCCCTCAATGGCCGCCGCGAACCACTCCGTCTTCGATCCGCCGTGCTCGATACCCGGCGTGTCCACGTACTCCACGGTCACATAGACCGTCTTCTTGGACTGTGACATCTCGGAGAGCTTGTCCACGCGGCGGTCCGGGACATCCGTGACCGCGTGCTGAACCTCGCGCTTGAAAGACGCGGCAGGATCGTGCGCGGTGCCGGTCAGCAAGTGAAACGTCGTCGTCTTGCCCGACTGTGGCGGGCCGATAATTCCGATATTCATGAGCAGGTGCAGAGATTAGAAGTGAAAAAGCCCGCAGCAAAGCGGGCTTACCACATACCACCGGCAAAGAACTACTCGCACAGATTCGCGAGGCGAAGATAGTCGTGTTCGACATCCTTCATCGTCTGATAGACGACCGGCGAGGAACCGCCGAACGCCTGCTCCCGCAGTTTCGCGCAGTGCGAAACCAGATCATGCGCGGCGCGATTGAAGTGTTTGCGCAAGTCGCCGTCGTCGGAATTCCACGAACCCCGGACCTGCTTCGACAGCCGATACATGTTGTCGGCATGCTCGCGAAGGTATGCCGACTCGGCCGACCCGCGCGCCTCCAGCATCGGGATAAACACCTCGTGGAAGCTCTTCAGCTCGTCCGGAGCGTTGTCCGGGACATAGTGGGCATCGATCCAGGTGTAGCCCCAGTCGGGCTTATCTTCGGCGCGCGCGCCGCCGACGAACAGCGCCACGAATATGATGAGCAGCAGGGGTAGAAAACGACGCATGTGTGAAACCCTCGTGTGCGAATGCGGAGCTGACTGCACTACAGACCAGCGGGTCAGTGTCGATAGGGTCAGAAGATACAAAGGCTTTTGTACTTTTGCAAGCCCTAATACCCGGTTCAACCGCAAGTTTCAGGCCGTGGCCGGCGCCGGCGCCGCGGCGGCGGCAACGCCCAGCCGATCTGACGCCCCGGTCAGCGCGGTTTCCAGGGAAACGATCGCCACCTCGCACATCTCCGGAGTCGGCTCCTGGGTTGTGATCCGCTGCAGCCACAACCCCGGCTGGATCAAGGCCCAAACCAGCCGGTTTTCGACGTGCCTGGCCGAGAATTTGAGGAATTCATAAGACAGGCCCGCCACCAGCGGGATCAGCGGCAGGTGGACGAGAAACCGCACCAGCACATTCGGATACTGACCAAACAGCGCGACGACGAGGCTGTCCACGATAACGAAGAAGATGATCGCCGACAGGGCCACGATCAGCAGAAAGCTCGTCCCGCAGCGGGGGTGGAAGCGCGTCCGGCGGTTGACAGCGTCGGGATCCAGTTTGATCTTCTCCTCGAAGGCCACGATCGTCTTGTGCTCAGACCCGTGGTACTGAAACACGCGGTGGATCTCCTTCCACCGCGAAATCGCCCACAGGTACACCAGCAGGATCGTGATGCGGATGCCGCCCGCGATCAGGTGAAATGGCAGCTGCGAGCCGTCCGCGCCCAGCGTCCAGCGGGCGACCCAGTACGGGAAGTACATGAACAGCACAAGCCCGAATCCAAAAGCGGCGGCCAACGACAGCATTGTGAGCGCCCGGTGCTTCCAGCTCGTGTGATCCGGGAGCTGCTCGTCCCCGGTCATTTGCTGCTGGGCCGACCAGTTCAGGGCGTCGGTGCCGATCTTGAGCGCCTCAATCATTCCGGCCGCTCCGCGAATCACCGGCCACCCAA encodes the following:
- a CDS encoding prepilin-type N-terminal cleavage/methylation domain-containing protein is translated as MFKSLRRRKAQKGFTLIELLVVIVIIGILAAVAVPRFMGAQDRARVGAARADVNQFRQALGMYEIDYADYPAALTLATAPTVLVDPNSDPYMSLPTGTNFAAFTYTYDGASTPTSYSISVTCNDNAGTVLTATPDGVN
- a CDS encoding sigma-54-dependent Fis family transcriptional regulator, yielding MAKERILVVDDETSIGEFLTLILTKEGYRVQALTSPVAALARLDEEPFDLVITDLRMPEMSGIELVREVKQRSPEIGAIVITAFASLESAVEAMRTGAADYITKPFHVDEIRTVVEKVLDGQLLKRENRKLKARLVAEGASPARLIGSSVESQRLLELIRRVAPSDSTILITGESGTGKEVVAQVIHAHSERANADFVTVNCAALPDTLLESELFGHMRGSFTGAVRDKDGLFKMAHGGTLFLDEIGDMTPNLQVKLLRALQEREILPVGATRPLKIDVRVIAATNSDLERKQRTGEFRSDLFYRLSVIPIHIRPLRERPADIEELIDHFTERSCRRHNVELKQLTPESRSLLRSYGWPGNVRELENTIERAVILCETNTVDTSSLPGKISSGAAPSAAAPSSPLAGTLEDVERDYMLRVLETTGWQKKRASEILGIDPSTIYRKLQRYGIDAPK
- a CDS encoding type II secretion system F family protein, which codes for MPVFIYAGRSGGSKTINGEIEARTKDEAVAKLRQRKVVVTDVKAKPKDIALGVGLKTRIGVKDLKIFARLFGTMINAGLPIDTCLQILADQMKNKSFRRAIAEVHSAVSGGASLAEAMGRQKHAFDNLFVHMVAAGETSGSLPGIFQRLAVYLEKADALQRKVKGAMIYPAVIACVAIGATVFLLIKVIPVFAKMFKDLGADLPGPTKFVLALSDFVRVTFLPGVGLAIIGFFLFKKWHRTENGKRAVDKLLLKTPVIGNVIRKTAVARFSRTLGVLISSGVPIMNGLEITAKTSGNMVIQAAIDRIRKAIAEGKTISQPLMETGVFPPMVVQLVSVGEQTGRLAEMLGKIADFYDEEVDAAVSAMTSLIEPVVIVLMGGVIGGLLVSMYLPMFDMIGAIK
- a CDS encoding type IV pilus twitching motility protein PilT, producing MTDTQTGTPARLDIRQLLQELIDGRGSDLHLTVNSPPRIRVDQQIRSLKYDAMTPDQCKALAYSILTDKQQKKLELDLEVDFAFGIDGLSRFRGNVFFQRGSLSTVVRAIPFRIPPMEQLKLPKICAQFPNKPKGIILVTGPTGSGKSTSLAAMVDRINTERPVHIITIEDPVEYIHTHKQGLVNQREVGADTRSFATALKYVLRQDPDVIMVGEMRDLETIQAALSAAETGHLVFATLHTNSATESVNRIIDVFPPHQQAQVRAQLSLSLEAVMTQKLLPRKTGGGVVLAAEVMMCTPAIRALVRENKVHEMYGVLQVSQKYGMQTMNMSLLDLVTSGLVTPERAISASNIPEELERMMGMGKAAPTDRARSLANQWNR
- the pilB gene encoding type IV-A pilus assembly ATPase PilB; its protein translation is MSSRIPSLLLNNNLITQEQFLLFKSRQKDSGNTVVTELSKLGVISEDQIADFLSSYYDMPRADLSGLDIPEQVRKLLSPEFIQKFQALPIKKTGKTIQVALVDPSIDFVLEDIKFISGCNVQPIVVTETGFLRAIETHYQMGGTLDRILKDMGDDVGLEVVQQGQDSEVDKLKEDLEAAPIVKLVDGIIADAVQRGASDIHFEPYETMLRVRFRIDGMLQEVMSPPQHMRSAITSRLKIMANLNIAERRVPQDGHIKMRLPDRTIDLRVSTLPTMFGEKVVMRILDKSNLTLDLSTFGFEEKSLDDFARAIRSPYGMILVTGPTGSGKTTTLYSVLAKLNVPTVNTMSAEDPVEYNFAGLNQVLVRDEVGMSFASALRAFLRQDPDIIMIGEIRDLETGSIAVRAALTGHLVLSTLHTNSAAATISRLIDMGIERFLVSSSVNLICAQRLVRKICSKCKSPFEVHPEALSEIGLDPAKNKGHVYYRGAGCVECNNTGYRGRTGIYEVMPITPRLRTMILDSKNTAELEAAAVEDGMLTLRKSAIAKFERGVTTIEEVLRVTGEF
- the ychF gene encoding redox-regulated ATPase YchF, whose product is MNIGIIGPPQSGKTTTFHLLTGTAHDPAASFKREVQHAVTDVPDRRVDKLSEMSQSKKTVYVTVEYVDTPGIEHGGSKTEWFAAAIEGGVKNSDALLTVVRAFGEDSAARELNPQRDILAIQDELVFADLVVLENKLSRLEKQRRVKAATPDEKHEAELLHRGLELLQTGQPLRLLTLDAHDKKALRGYQFLSEKPLLAIVNAADDRLQQINSSLAALNGALAAHGIQAIALSALVEAEIAGLDSESQAAFMSDLGVEELARDRVLRASYALLGLQSFLTTGDKESRGWSIHKGDSALDAAGVIHTDLAKGFIRAEVVNYDDFVREGGYAGCRAKGLVRLEGKEYPIKDGDILVIRHSG
- a CDS encoding DUF1385 domain-containing protein — encoded protein: MTDTNGKFTNAPEPDRHELSAELAMGGQALIEGVMMRSPTRIAMAARKPDGGIVVRCYPYVGIGKRIKWLGWPVIRGAAGMIEALKIGTDALNWSAQQQMTGDEQLPDHTSWKHRALTMLSLAAAFGFGLVLFMYFPYWVARWTLGADGSQLPFHLIAGGIRITILLVYLWAISRWKEIHRVFQYHGSEHKTIVAFEEKIKLDPDAVNRRTRFHPRCGTSFLLIVALSAIIFFVIVDSLVVALFGQYPNVLVRFLVHLPLIPLVAGLSYEFLKFSARHVENRLVWALIQPGLWLQRITTQEPTPEMCEVAIVSLETALTGASDRLGVAAAAAPAPATA